The Miscanthus floridulus cultivar M001 chromosome 17, ASM1932011v1, whole genome shotgun sequence genome has a window encoding:
- the LOC136518184 gene encoding glutathione S-transferase 1-like, translating to MPLSAQNPAVKGVFEPAVMYRSRVVQYTAALNPILYRCLVSPMFGGTTDQKVVEENLEKLKKVLEVYEARLAKHKYLAGDFLSLADLNHVSVTLCLLATPHASVFDAYPHVKAWWDGLMARPSVQKVAALMKPSA from the coding sequence atgccactgtcggctcaaaatccggcagtgaagggggtttttgaacctgCAGTGATGTACAGATCTAGGGTAGTGCAGTACACCGCTGCACTGAACCCTATCCTGTACCGGTGCCTCGTCAGCCCTATGTTCGGGGGCACCACTGACCAGAAGGTGGTGGAGGAGAAcctggagaagctgaagaaggtgCTGGAGGTGTACGAGGCGCGCCTGGCCAAGCACAAGTACCTCGCCGGAGACTTCCTCAGCCTCGCCGACCTCAACCACGTCTCCGTCACGCTTTGCCTGCTCGCGACGCCCCATGCTTCTGTGTTCGACGCGTACCCGCACGTCAAGGCATGGTGGGATGGCCTCATGGCAAGGCCGTCTGTCCAGAAGGTCGCCGCGCTCATGAAGCCGTCTGCTTGA